From a single Paenibacillus sp. FSL R5-0345 genomic region:
- a CDS encoding acyltransferase domain-containing protein translates to MNIRALCEGINLDPAARQQVCEFQMKEEEYLVYKQHFYFDRFSFFESVKSSEGYRKLLLFLFVRFAVDAYDEYRIRNIEDEIYYDTFSDIQIWCMQCLRDYGEYGIEEYNWLQEHVQLRLFRLGRMQFQPFAMDRDLVVDGCRIFTHQIVLSVHIPAGEPLSVQSVEESFQLARAFFRGISPVFICHSWLLDPELSQILNPESNILQFQSQFNIYEIDKSSKEAEERIFNKLNESPHDYEENTRLQRNAKNFLIAGGKLGSGYGIKVHK, encoded by the coding sequence GTGAACATCAGAGCATTGTGTGAAGGGATTAATCTGGATCCAGCGGCTAGACAGCAGGTTTGTGAGTTTCAGATGAAAGAGGAAGAATATCTTGTTTATAAACAGCATTTTTATTTTGACAGATTTTCTTTTTTTGAATCTGTGAAATCTTCGGAGGGCTATCGAAAGCTGCTATTATTTTTATTTGTGAGATTCGCAGTAGATGCTTATGATGAGTATCGTATTCGTAACATTGAGGATGAGATCTATTATGATACATTCTCAGATATTCAGATTTGGTGCATGCAATGTCTGCGTGATTACGGTGAATATGGTATTGAAGAATATAATTGGCTGCAAGAGCATGTTCAGCTTCGGTTATTTCGGTTGGGAAGAATGCAATTTCAACCTTTTGCGATGGACCGGGATTTAGTCGTTGACGGTTGTAGAATCTTTACCCATCAAATCGTGCTTAGTGTGCACATTCCAGCGGGAGAACCTTTATCAGTTCAAAGTGTGGAGGAGTCCTTTCAGTTAGCTAGAGCTTTTTTTAGAGGGATATCTCCAGTGTTTATTTGTCATTCATGGCTGCTTGATCCGGAATTAAGTCAGATCTTGAACCCGGAATCGAATATCCTTCAGTTTCAAAGTCAGTTTAACATTTATGAGATCGATAAGAGTTCCAAGGAAGCAGAAGAAAGAATATTTAATAAGCTAAACGAGAGCCCTCATGATTACGAAGAAAATACCCGATTGCAACGGAATGCAAAAAACTTTCTAATTGCTGGAGGGAAGCTAGGAAGTGGTTATGGGATTAAAGTACATAA